From Nitrososphaerota archaeon, one genomic window encodes:
- a CDS encoding RNA-binding protein, translating into MSVDMAIKVLDESLGKTVLIKLKGGQVIRGTLQGFDQHMNLVLDSSESILEDGRTEKLGTIIVRGDNVVMVSPP; encoded by the coding sequence ATGAGCGTAGATATGGCTATCAAAGTCTTGGACGAAAGCCTCGGCAAAACAGTCCTCATTAAACTGAAAGGAGGTCAAGTGATCCGAGGCACACTTCAAGGCTTTGACCAACATATGAATCTAGTTTTAGACTCTTCAGAATCCATCTTAGAGGATGGCAGAACCGAAAAGCTCGGAACCATAATAGTTAGAGGAGATAACGTGGTGATGGTCTCTCCGCCATAG
- a CDS encoding MBL fold metallo-hydrolase: protein MGVLQIPVGPMQNFTYLIWDDETKEAAIIDPSWDLDKVLKEAEARSLKIRYILNTHTHHDHCLGNEYVKKKTGAETIGGKGAKVKIDKVVGDGEHIPLGQSHIEVISTPGHSPDSVCYLFQGNLFTGDTLFVGECGRTDLPGGSAEDLYESLFNKILRLDDSIKVYPGHDYGFSPHSTIGYERKNNYTLKQRTKEEFVRFMTTP from the coding sequence ATGGGTGTGCTGCAGATACCTGTAGGCCCTATGCAGAACTTCACCTACCTAATCTGGGACGATGAAACCAAAGAAGCTGCCATCATAGATCCATCCTGGGATCTCGACAAAGTGCTTAAAGAGGCGGAAGCAAGGTCTCTCAAAATAAGATACATACTCAACACACATACACACCACGACCACTGCTTAGGTAACGAATATGTGAAGAAGAAGACTGGAGCCGAAACCATAGGTGGAAAGGGCGCTAAGGTCAAGATCGATAAAGTTGTTGGCGACGGTGAGCATATACCCCTAGGGCAAAGTCACATTGAAGTCATAAGCACACCAGGCCACTCGCCAGACAGCGTATGCTACCTCTTCCAAGGAAACCTCTTCACAGGCGACACACTGTTCGTAGGGGAATGCGGAAGAACCGATCTGCCCGGAGGCAGCGCAGAAGACCTATACGAAAGCCTATTCAACAAGATATTAAGGCTCGATGACAGCATAAAAGTTTACCCTGGGCACGACTACGGCTTCTCACCCCACTCAACCATCGGATACGAGCGCAAAAACAACTACACTCTCAAGCAGAGAACAAAAGAAGAGTTCGTCAGGTTTATGACGACCCCCTGA
- a CDS encoding aldehyde ferredoxin oxidoreductase family protein: MVCWNSLKVVELVEGDPIKNVLYVDLTRRRYWIEERNDLFQKYIGGSGVAIKLLLEECRRGVDPLSPENPIVFAVGPLNCVFPMASKTVAMFKSPLTGNLGESHAGGRSGIALRSAGLGALVIRGASDTPIYLSIYDGKASFRDARVLWGMRSSYTVGRVIREREPKAGLRTIMRIGRAGERMVRYACVITETYRHFGRLGLGAVFGSKKLKALAIAGTNNIKVKDIKAYKELYQEIFKSEITAPALKKYHDIGTPMNVMPLNKLQALPAYNLKSASLDGAEQISGENLARNYLGRRVACGHCPVSCIHLAALREPYEKEPYFYKTTMISYDYEPIYALGSMLGITSPEGLLKLIDEVEVAGLDAMSCGVALAWATEAVEKSVVSSGPDGTIVNLRWGDYNAYIKAVEYIVEQPNEFYKALAHGVEYAATKYGGLEYALTFGGNEMPGYHTGPAAHIGYLTGARHSHLDSAGYSLDQKILASKGEPTPTSVANTLFEEEAWRQILSSLVVCFFAREIYKPEVVQKALKVVGWDLSLEDMKKIGYEILALKHEFKRREGFKADALRIPKRILETPTPFGRLDEAFIRDAVKEYFARLPRSTNQP, encoded by the coding sequence ATGGTGTGCTGGAACTCTCTAAAGGTGGTTGAGTTGGTCGAAGGAGACCCTATTAAGAACGTACTCTATGTCGATCTCACCAGACGCCGATACTGGATTGAGGAGAGAAACGATCTCTTCCAAAAGTACATTGGGGGCTCAGGCGTAGCCATAAAACTTCTTCTAGAGGAATGTAGGCGAGGAGTCGATCCACTTAGCCCAGAAAACCCGATAGTATTCGCAGTAGGGCCCTTGAACTGCGTCTTTCCGATGGCGTCTAAAACAGTAGCTATGTTCAAGTCACCTCTAACAGGCAACTTAGGTGAAAGCCACGCTGGTGGTAGAAGCGGCATAGCGCTCAGATCAGCTGGTTTAGGTGCCCTAGTTATAAGGGGGGCGAGTGATACGCCGATCTACCTCTCAATCTACGACGGCAAAGCAAGTTTCAGAGACGCTAGGGTGCTTTGGGGTATGCGAAGCAGCTATACTGTTGGTAGAGTGATAAGAGAGAGGGAGCCTAAGGCTGGGCTTAGGACCATTATGAGAATAGGGCGGGCTGGTGAGAGGATGGTTAGGTACGCTTGCGTAATAACAGAAACCTATAGACACTTCGGCAGACTTGGTCTGGGAGCGGTCTTCGGAAGCAAGAAACTCAAGGCGCTAGCTATAGCTGGTACAAACAACATAAAGGTTAAGGACATCAAAGCCTATAAGGAGCTGTATCAAGAGATCTTTAAGTCGGAGATCACTGCACCAGCCTTAAAGAAGTACCACGATATCGGCACACCCATGAATGTGATGCCCCTTAACAAGCTGCAAGCCCTTCCAGCGTACAACTTGAAAAGCGCGAGCCTAGATGGTGCAGAGCAAATTTCAGGCGAAAACTTGGCTAGAAACTATTTGGGTAGACGGGTTGCTTGCGGGCACTGCCCTGTGAGCTGCATACATCTTGCAGCCCTAAGAGAGCCTTATGAGAAAGAGCCCTACTTCTACAAGACAACTATGATATCTTATGACTACGAGCCCATATACGCTTTAGGGAGCATGTTGGGTATAACTTCACCAGAGGGGCTTCTGAAGCTGATAGATGAGGTTGAGGTCGCTGGTTTAGATGCGATGAGCTGTGGCGTAGCTTTAGCGTGGGCTACAGAAGCTGTTGAGAAAAGTGTGGTAAGCAGCGGACCAGACGGCACGATAGTGAACCTCAGATGGGGTGATTACAACGCATACATAAAAGCCGTTGAATATATCGTGGAGCAGCCGAACGAATTCTACAAAGCTTTGGCACACGGTGTCGAATACGCAGCAACAAAATACGGGGGCTTAGAGTATGCACTAACGTTCGGCGGAAACGAGATGCCCGGTTACCACACAGGACCAGCGGCGCACATAGGTTACTTGACCGGCGCTAGGCACAGCCACTTAGACAGCGCAGGCTACAGCCTAGATCAGAAGATCTTAGCATCAAAAGGAGAGCCAACACCAACATCGGTTGCGAACACGCTGTTCGAGGAGGAGGCGTGGAGGCAGATTCTGTCGAGCCTCGTCGTCTGCTTCTTCGCTAGGGAAATCTATAAGCCTGAAGTGGTGCAGAAAGCTCTAAAGGTTGTCGGCTGGGATCTGAGCTTAGAGGATATGAAGAAGATTGGCTACGAGATTCTAGCTCTAAAGCACGAGTTCAAGCGGAGAGAAGGGTTCAAGGCGGATGCGCTGCGCATACCCAAGAGGATATTAGAGACGCCTACACCCTTCGGTAGGTTAGATGAAGCTTTCATAAGAGATGCGGTCAAAGAATACTTCGCCAGATTACCTCGCTCAACTAACCAACCTTAA
- a CDS encoding prolyl oligopeptidase family serine peptidase, which translates to MLIEPLELVVDGFKVRGTLCLPEKSKSVVFTVLHGLPSTPEPVEQKGYLDLASLFTEQGVAAALLNLRGTGTSEGYFSLSNWAEDTEACLRYLSSKLEGYKQFLIGSSAGGVVAIYVAANNPNIKGVVSCSAPYTINPSVARILLKSALSSGVIRGNGGSDFIERVILESSNYVPQKWVRALAPRPILIAHGRLDELVPVEEAYRLYKAAGEPKKLLLFDAGHRLRANPADMRKIICEALAFFNP; encoded by the coding sequence TTGCTCATCGAACCCCTTGAACTAGTAGTTGATGGCTTCAAAGTCAGAGGCACCCTATGCCTACCTGAAAAAAGTAAGAGCGTGGTCTTTACGGTTCTCCACGGATTACCTTCAACACCAGAACCAGTAGAGCAGAAGGGCTACTTGGATCTAGCATCTCTTTTCACGGAGCAAGGCGTTGCGGCTGCGCTCCTAAACCTCAGAGGCACAGGCACCAGCGAAGGATACTTTAGCCTCTCAAACTGGGCTGAAGATACTGAAGCCTGTCTAAGATACTTATCTTCGAAACTAGAAGGTTATAAGCAGTTTTTAATTGGTTCAAGCGCTGGTGGTGTGGTAGCTATCTACGTAGCAGCAAATAACCCTAACATTAAAGGTGTGGTCTCTTGCAGCGCTCCCTACACTATCAACCCAAGTGTGGCGAGAATCCTCCTTAAAAGTGCCTTATCTAGTGGTGTAATAAGAGGGAATGGTGGGTCAGACTTTATAGAGCGAGTGATCTTAGAATCCTCAAATTATGTGCCTCAAAAGTGGGTAAGAGCCTTAGCGCCTAGACCCATCCTGATAGCGCACGGCAGATTAGATGAATTGGTGCCTGTTGAAGAGGCCTACAGGCTCTATAAAGCGGCTGGTGAGCCGAAGAAGCTTCTTCTGTTTGACGCTGGGCATAGGCTTAGAGCAAACCCGGCTGATATGAGAAAGATCATCTGCGAAGCCCTAGCCTTCTTTAACCCCTAA
- a CDS encoding HEPN domain-containing protein has protein sequence MAFPEKVLAELERRAESEGKSLEEFISDAVFKQLGITDPESKAELHLKLCEKYMREAEELLARKDYTQASEKAWGAASQMVKALAAKEGKELRSHASLWEYVDELAERLRDAELRHLWGRANNLHQNFYESWMPPREVEFSVKDIKTLLEKLRTIYGAEA, from the coding sequence ATGGCGTTCCCTGAAAAGGTGCTAGCGGAGCTTGAGAGGAGGGCTGAGTCTGAGGGTAAATCTTTAGAGGAGTTTATCAGTGATGCAGTCTTTAAACAGCTCGGCATAACTGATCCAGAATCTAAGGCTGAGCTTCACCTGAAGTTGTGTGAGAAGTATATGCGTGAAGCTGAGGAGCTGCTTGCGAGAAAGGACTATACACAAGCGTCTGAGAAGGCGTGGGGCGCAGCATCCCAAATGGTTAAGGCTTTGGCCGCCAAGGAAGGTAAGGAGCTGAGAAGCCACGCCAGCCTATGGGAGTATGTGGACGAGTTAGCCGAGAGGCTTAGAGATGCTGAGCTAAGGCACCTGTGGGGGAGGGCGAACAACCTCCACCAGAACTTCTATGAGAGCTGGATGCCTCCTAGAGAAGTAGAGTTTTCAGTAAAGGACATCAAAACCCTTTTGGAGAAGCTTAGAACGATCTATGGGGCAGAAGCCTGA
- a CDS encoding adenine phosphoribosyltransferase, which translates to MDLKSIIRSFPDWPKSGVVFRDIMPLLKDPQALKYTVDEIAKQWRGKKIDLIAGIESRGFIFGALLAQNLQRGFVAIRKEGKLPGETLRVSYTIEYGSATMEIQRDAVKPGDRVLIVDDLLATGGTAKAAAELIEKLGGVVVGFAFVIELLDLKGREKLKGYTVTSLVTY; encoded by the coding sequence ATGGATCTGAAGAGCATTATTCGAAGCTTCCCAGATTGGCCGAAGAGCGGTGTGGTATTTAGGGATATTATGCCTCTGCTCAAGGATCCGCAAGCCCTCAAATACACTGTGGATGAGATTGCGAAGCAGTGGAGGGGTAAGAAGATAGATCTCATCGCTGGGATAGAGTCGAGAGGCTTCATATTCGGCGCTCTACTAGCGCAGAATCTGCAGAGGGGCTTCGTAGCCATAAGAAAGGAGGGTAAGCTGCCTGGAGAAACCCTGAGGGTGAGCTATACGATTGAGTATGGTAGCGCTACGATGGAGATTCAAAGGGATGCTGTGAAGCCCGGCGATAGGGTGCTTATAGTCGATGATCTTCTCGCCACAGGCGGGACAGCGAAAGCCGCTGCAGAGCTCATCGAAAAGCTGGGTGGGGTGGTTGTTGGTTTCGCCTTTGTCATAGAGCTGCTGGATCTGAAGGGTAGGGAGAAGCTTAAAGGCTACACAGTAACCTCACTAGTTACATATTAG
- the fhcD gene encoding formylmethanofuran--tetrahydromethanopterin N-formyltransferase produces the protein MAQKVEIEDTFAEAFPMLASRILITAANEEWARIAARTATGFASSIIMSPAEAGVEGPLVPPEKTPDGRPGVYIQIYHRTGHELKAQLISRIGQCILTCPTTAAFDAMPHPRKMLRIGASIRMFGDGYEKKDKLGDKTIWRIPVMEGEFIIEHKFGIRRCVAGGNFLVMAEDQASALKGAMQAVKAMEKIEGVVLTFPGGICRSGSKVGSMKYKLPASTNHPFCPVLKGVVPDSKVPDGVKSIYEIVFNGITTEVVKKATAVGVRAAAEVEGVKKISAVNFGGKLGPFQISLKEALESLK, from the coding sequence ATGGCACAGAAGGTTGAGATTGAGGATACGTTTGCTGAAGCCTTCCCAATGCTTGCAAGTAGGATACTTATCACAGCGGCGAACGAGGAGTGGGCTCGAATAGCGGCGAGAACCGCTACTGGCTTCGCTTCATCCATAATTATGTCTCCAGCTGAGGCGGGTGTTGAAGGACCTCTTGTTCCACCTGAGAAGACACCTGATGGGCGCCCTGGAGTATATATTCAGATCTACCATAGGACTGGACACGAGCTCAAAGCTCAGCTCATCTCCAGAATTGGGCAGTGTATTCTGACCTGCCCTACTACAGCAGCCTTTGATGCAATGCCACATCCGAGAAAGATGCTTCGGATAGGCGCATCTATCAGAATGTTCGGAGACGGCTATGAGAAGAAGGATAAGTTGGGCGATAAGACAATCTGGCGAATACCAGTTATGGAGGGCGAGTTCATAATAGAGCATAAATTCGGCATAAGAAGGTGTGTGGCTGGCGGAAACTTCCTGGTGATGGCGGAGGATCAAGCTTCAGCGCTAAAAGGGGCTATGCAGGCTGTGAAGGCTATGGAGAAGATAGAAGGTGTAGTGCTAACCTTTCCAGGCGGGATATGTAGATCAGGCTCGAAGGTTGGGTCAATGAAGTATAAGCTCCCAGCATCCACTAACCACCCCTTCTGCCCAGTGCTTAAAGGTGTGGTGCCAGACTCCAAGGTTCCGGATGGTGTTAAGAGCATCTACGAGATCGTGTTTAACGGCATAACGACCGAGGTGGTCAAGAAGGCTACAGCGGTTGGCGTAAGAGCGGCTGCTGAAGTAGAGGGTGTAAAGAAGATTTCTGCCGTTAACTTCGGCGGTAAGCTTGGCCCATTCCAGATAAGCTTGAAGGAAGCGTTAGAATCGCTAAAGTGA
- a CDS encoding 4Fe-4S dicluster domain-containing protein codes for MFACSRRFGSAGLGKTAILIRSAGGIERGFVVQVCRACEDPPCAAVCPTDALKLRSGGGVLLEAARCIGCRLCVDACTVDAVLWDDESDKPMICVHCGLCVQACPYGVLELSKGG; via the coding sequence ATGTTCGCTTGCTCACGCAGATTCGGCTCAGCGGGTTTAGGTAAGACAGCCATACTCATACGCTCTGCTGGCGGTATAGAGCGGGGGTTTGTGGTTCAAGTATGTAGGGCCTGTGAAGATCCGCCTTGCGCCGCTGTATGCCCTACCGATGCGTTGAAACTCAGGTCTGGTGGCGGTGTGCTTCTCGAAGCCGCTAGATGCATTGGCTGTAGGCTTTGCGTGGATGCTTGTACTGTCGATGCAGTTCTCTGGGATGATGAATCAGATAAGCCTATGATATGCGTGCACTGTGGGCTCTGTGTTCAAGCATGCCCCTATGGTGTGCTGGAACTCTCTAAAGGTGGTTGA
- a CDS encoding superoxide dismutase, which translates to MSYQAKDYSRLLGTPGFSDQLLKNHFTLYQGYVNNTNKLAETLKAMLKEGKANTPEYAELKRRFGWEWNGMRLHEYYFDNLVNGGKPLDPNSDLAKKIAEDFGSYAEWEKGFKATGVMRGIGWVVLYLDPISNKLFNSWINEHDIGHLAGCRLLLVMDVFEHAFMLDYGLKRADYIEAFFKNIDWSVVSSRLK; encoded by the coding sequence ATGAGCTACCAAGCAAAAGATTATAGTAGGCTACTCGGCACACCCGGTTTCAGCGACCAGCTTCTAAAGAACCACTTCACACTCTACCAAGGCTACGTGAACAACACCAACAAGCTGGCTGAGACCCTCAAAGCTATGCTGAAAGAAGGCAAAGCAAACACGCCAGAATATGCTGAGTTAAAGAGGAGATTCGGCTGGGAGTGGAATGGTATGAGACTCCACGAATACTACTTCGACAACCTGGTGAATGGCGGAAAACCGCTAGACCCAAACTCAGACCTCGCAAAGAAGATAGCTGAAGATTTCGGCAGCTACGCAGAGTGGGAGAAGGGGTTCAAAGCAACAGGTGTAATGAGAGGTATAGGCTGGGTGGTCCTCTACCTAGACCCTATTTCAAACAAGCTATTCAACTCTTGGATCAACGAGCACGACATAGGACACCTTGCTGGCTGCAGACTCCTACTGGTCATGGATGTCTTCGAGCACGCCTTTATGCTCGACTACGGTCTAAAGCGCGCTGACTACATAGAAGCCTTCTTCAAAAACATCGACTGGAGCGTAGTCTCCTCAAGACTCAAATAG
- a CDS encoding NAD(P)H-hydrate epimerase — protein MKKIITPDEMRAVEERAAALGVSRLLMMENAGCAVAKAVLRLRTRLKGGVLVVAGLGNNGGDGLVAARHLAGEDVSVKVILLGRGEDIKGEEAAVNWGIVRRMTRSITTLTATSREELLAHKNLFEECGVIVDAIFGTGIKGEVREPFATAIDLINSSKAYKVSVDIPSGLDPLTGEVQSKAVKADLTITFHKAKAGLLKNKKIVGRLIVAPIGIPPEAEL, from the coding sequence GTGAAAAAGATCATAACGCCTGATGAAATGCGGGCGGTTGAGGAGAGGGCTGCTGCCCTAGGCGTCTCTAGGCTACTCATGATGGAAAACGCAGGCTGCGCTGTTGCCAAAGCTGTCTTACGTCTGAGAACCCGCCTTAAGGGGGGTGTTCTTGTTGTTGCTGGGCTTGGGAATAATGGTGGTGATGGGCTCGTTGCAGCACGCCACCTAGCTGGAGAAGATGTGAGCGTCAAGGTCATCCTACTAGGTAGAGGTGAAGACATCAAGGGCGAGGAGGCTGCTGTAAACTGGGGTATAGTTCGCAGAATGACCCGCTCCATAACAACGCTGACCGCTACCAGCAGAGAGGAGCTGCTAGCGCACAAGAACCTATTTGAAGAATGCGGCGTAATCGTCGATGCTATCTTCGGCACAGGAATAAAAGGCGAAGTCAGAGAGCCATTTGCTACAGCAATAGATCTAATTAACAGCTCAAAAGCATACAAGGTCTCTGTAGATATACCCTCAGGTCTAGACCCTTTAACAGGCGAGGTTCAGAGCAAAGCGGTCAAAGCAGATCTAACCATAACCTTCCACAAAGCTAAAGCTGGGTTACTAAAGAACAAGAAGATCGTAGGTAGGCTCATTGTAGCACCTATAGGAATTCCGCCTGAGGCTGAGCTGTAA
- a CDS encoding cupin domain-containing protein has protein sequence MLVIDSDTVKAEKVQTEGAKDTTIQILINHPPAPTFVMRKFRIKPGGYTPLHAHDYEHEVYVLEGLGEVGDKQQSIPIKQGSVVFIPPNEVHQFRNVGEGDLVFLCLVPA, from the coding sequence ATGCTAGTTATAGATTCGGATACGGTTAAGGCTGAGAAGGTGCAGACAGAGGGTGCCAAAGACACAACCATACAGATTCTGATAAACCACCCGCCAGCTCCTACCTTCGTAATGCGGAAATTTAGGATAAAGCCTGGAGGCTACACACCTCTTCACGCACACGACTATGAGCATGAAGTCTATGTACTTGAGGGGTTGGGTGAAGTTGGAGATAAGCAGCAGAGTATCCCTATTAAACAAGGCTCGGTGGTTTTCATCCCTCCGAACGAAGTTCATCAGTTCAGAAACGTAGGTGAGGGCGACCTGGTCTTTCTTTGCCTCGTTCCAGCCTAA
- a CDS encoding S-methyl-5'-thioadenosine phosphorylase: protein MSVEEAEIGIIGGTGVYDPEILEDVREVKVYTPYGPTSDLVTLGNYNGRKIAFIPRHGKGHRIPPHLINYRANIWALKSLGVKRIIAPSAVGSLREHMEPGDIVIPDQFIDRTKSRPSTFYEGQRVCHISTADPFCPELRRLAVESANRLGFKVHDGGTYVCIEGPRFSTRAESKMFRAWGADIIGMTLVPECVLAREAEICYVTVATVTDYDVWAEKPVSGAEVVETLQKNIGKVKRLLLDIIPTIPKERTCFCKDALKEALY, encoded by the coding sequence ATGAGTGTGGAAGAAGCTGAGATAGGGATAATAGGTGGGACTGGTGTCTACGACCCAGAGATACTTGAAGATGTTAGGGAGGTCAAAGTCTACACCCCATACGGTCCAACCTCAGACCTCGTGACCTTAGGCAACTACAATGGGAGGAAGATAGCATTCATACCTAGACACGGCAAGGGGCATAGAATTCCACCACACCTAATAAACTATAGAGCGAATATCTGGGCTCTAAAGAGCCTAGGTGTGAAGCGTATCATCGCACCCTCAGCAGTAGGAAGCCTGAGGGAACATATGGAGCCCGGGGACATAGTGATACCAGACCAATTCATAGATCGAACAAAATCTAGACCGAGCACATTTTACGAGGGGCAGAGAGTATGCCACATCTCAACAGCAGACCCCTTCTGCCCAGAGTTAAGAAGATTAGCGGTAGAGTCAGCCAACCGCCTCGGATTCAAGGTGCACGACGGCGGAACATACGTGTGCATAGAGGGACCAAGGTTTTCAACCAGAGCAGAGTCGAAGATGTTTAGAGCCTGGGGCGCAGATATCATAGGTATGACGCTTGTTCCGGAGTGCGTCTTAGCTAGGGAGGCTGAAATCTGCTACGTTACAGTAGCAACCGTAACCGACTATGATGTGTGGGCTGAGAAACCTGTCTCTGGCGCTGAAGTCGTAGAAACCCTCCAGAAGAATATCGGAAAGGTTAAGCGGCTTCTGCTAGATATCATACCCACCATACCAAAGGAGCGCACGTGCTTCTGTAAAGATGCCCTAAAGGAAGCGCTATATTAG
- a CDS encoding Rieske (2Fe-2S) protein — MVREGFVKACEDDKLSNNSPLVLLLNGVEVLLVRVGERVFATSARCTHKDCSLGEGWLAKGYLVCGCHLSKFDPESGKVVEGPAIAPLKVFETLVEDGFVWVKVG, encoded by the coding sequence ATGGTGAGAGAGGGCTTCGTTAAAGCCTGTGAAGATGATAAGCTTTCAAACAATTCGCCGCTGGTTCTCCTTTTGAACGGCGTGGAAGTTTTACTAGTTAGGGTTGGTGAGAGAGTGTTTGCCACTTCAGCCAGATGTACACACAAAGATTGCTCTTTAGGTGAGGGTTGGTTGGCTAAGGGTTATCTGGTCTGCGGCTGCCACCTATCTAAGTTCGATCCTGAGAGCGGTAAGGTGGTAGAGGGGCCAGCTATAGCTCCTCTGAAGGTCTTCGAAACCTTGGTTGAAGATGGCTTTGTCTGGGTTAAGGTTGGTTAG
- a CDS encoding 50S ribosomal protein L37e, producing MTKGTPSFGKRGKHKTHIVCRRCGRHSYHVRHKVCAHCGYGASPKIRKYAWLGQKIR from the coding sequence ATGACTAAAGGAACACCCTCGTTTGGAAAGCGTGGCAAGCATAAAACCCACATAGTGTGCAGAAGATGTGGTAGGCACTCCTACCACGTAAGGCACAAAGTGTGTGCACACTGCGGATATGGAGCAAGCCCGAAGATAAGAAAGTACGCTTGGCTTGGTCAGAAGATCAGATAG
- a CDS encoding radical SAM protein: protein MTIGTWSCNFACPWCQNYDISRKYPAPTDEIIEPKKLVKLALAEGCQGISFSFNEPTLLFEYALDTFPIARASGLYCNFVSNGYMTAEALRLLAKAGMDAIKFDVKGCEEVVKRFCGAYSEPVWRNIKLAKDLGLHVEVVLLLIPDVNSNVDEVRQIARRVRQAAGEDTPLHVTRFYPAYKLTNKPPTPITALERAAQAAREEGLNYVYIGNVPGHRYENTWCPKCGALLIERYGFAVTRYELTKDKKCPKCGVSIPIVGPPHKHLL, encoded by the coding sequence TTGACAATAGGCACCTGGAGCTGCAACTTCGCCTGCCCCTGGTGCCAAAACTACGACATCAGCAGAAAGTACCCTGCACCAACAGATGAGATAATAGAGCCGAAGAAGCTGGTGAAGCTGGCGTTAGCAGAGGGCTGCCAAGGCATCTCCTTCTCCTTCAACGAACCAACCCTACTCTTCGAGTACGCTCTTGACACTTTTCCCATCGCTAGGGCGAGCGGTCTGTACTGCAACTTTGTAAGCAACGGCTACATGACAGCAGAAGCTCTACGCCTCTTGGCTAAGGCTGGTATGGATGCGATAAAGTTTGATGTAAAGGGGTGTGAAGAGGTGGTTAAAAGGTTCTGCGGCGCCTACTCAGAGCCGGTATGGAGAAACATAAAGCTAGCTAAAGACCTTGGGCTGCACGTAGAAGTTGTTCTGCTTCTAATACCAGATGTTAACAGCAACGTAGATGAAGTTAGGCAGATCGCAAGAAGGGTTAGACAGGCTGCAGGCGAAGATACACCCCTACACGTAACAAGATTCTACCCTGCCTATAAACTTACGAATAAGCCTCCAACACCAATCACAGCGTTAGAGAGAGCAGCCCAAGCGGCAAGAGAAGAGGGGCTGAACTACGTCTATATCGGAAATGTGCCTGGGCATAGATATGAGAATACCTGGTGCCCGAAGTGTGGAGCCCTTCTCATAGAGCGCTACGGCTTTGCTGTGACACGCTACGAGCTAACCAAAGATAAGAAGTGCCCAAAATGCGGTGTAAGCATACCTATAGTTGGGCCTCCTCATAAGCATCTACTATGA
- the rpiA gene encoding ribose-5-phosphate isomerase RpiA, which yields MQEEHIYKMAKVVASIAPKSGVIGLGSGSTVAAFIEALSNTERARALTIIPSSMQIEAKALERGLRIGDPSLIKEIEWTFDGADQVDKRLNLIKGGGGALLRERVLLSAAKKCVIMVDESKVVERLNRAVPIEVLPFARWYVKERLEALGSKAVVRADRKGYPYITENGNIILDVDFGEITEPKLLHYKIKEIAGVIDTGLFTLPSPIIYVARKDGSVYQLSEASL from the coding sequence TTGCAGGAAGAGCACATCTACAAGATGGCGAAGGTCGTGGCATCCATAGCCCCTAAGAGTGGTGTAATTGGCTTAGGTAGCGGCTCAACTGTCGCAGCCTTCATCGAAGCACTATCTAACACAGAGAGGGCGAGGGCTTTAACGATCATACCTTCATCTATGCAGATAGAAGCCAAAGCCTTAGAGCGTGGGTTAAGGATAGGCGACCCATCGCTCATCAAAGAGATAGAGTGGACCTTCGATGGCGCTGACCAAGTCGATAAGCGCCTTAACTTGATTAAAGGTGGAGGAGGTGCCTTGCTTAGAGAGCGTGTGCTCTTATCAGCAGCCAAAAAGTGTGTGATTATGGTTGATGAAAGTAAGGTTGTGGAGCGACTTAACAGAGCTGTGCCTATCGAGGTTCTACCCTTCGCAAGATGGTATGTAAAGGAGAGGCTGGAAGCGCTTGGAAGTAAGGCGGTTGTCAGAGCAGATAGAAAAGGCTACCCCTATATTACGGAAAACGGCAACATAATATTAGATGTAGATTTTGGCGAGATCACCGAACCAAAACTACTCCACTATAAAATAAAGGAGATAGCTGGGGTGATAGATACAGGTCTCTTCACCCTCCCCTCCCCAATTATCTACGTCGCTCGTAAAGACGGCTCAGTCTACCAGTTAAGTGAAGCTTCACTTTAG